GAGATTGATACACCTGTTAATAATATTCCTACAACTATTTCTGGTGTTAATGATTTCATTGTATCAACTACTGATGGAGATATTCCAGTATGTCAAATTACTCATGTAGAAATTATGAATCCTACAGATACGATAATTACCACAGCATTATCTGCTTTAAAACCTATAAGAAAAAATAGTAAAGGGGAGTGTGCTTGTTGTGAAGACCCTATGACAAATTTATTAAAGTTTGAAATCGGAAATACTTTCGAAGTTGAATTCATTGGTCCAGATGTACCATTCACAAACGAAATCCTAGGTGTAGGTGAAGGTATTCTTGTAGGAGTTGAAAATGGAATTAGCCTTTTTTTTGATATTTACTCCACATGTACAATAACAAGGGTTATTCCAATAACCCAACAACAAATTAATGATCCGTCTAGACTTTCAAGAAGAACCACTCTCCCACCAGTTACCTAAAAGCCAGTGGGAAGGGGTATATTTATTTTATTTTAGAATTATAATCCAATACTGCTTTTTCAATGGTTGCTTTAATTTCATCACTTGTAAACTTATTCCTTTAAGTCTTGAGCTCACATATACAAAAGCAGCATCCAGTTTTTGTGGTCCTTTTGATTCCATAAATACATTTTCAGCATAAGAAAAAGCTTCCTCACTTATTTTTTGAAGAAGCTCTCTTTGTTCTTTATTTGTTTTTGACTGTATCCAGGATAAAGCTTATCCCTTAACTCAATTAATGCTGCTACCACCAAAGTTGATATTAAAGATATAAGTGAAAACACGATTGTTTCCAGATATAGTTGTATAAGTTCATTCATTTTATTTTCCACCTTACGTAATTGAGTAAATATATACTATATTAGGAAATTTACTTTATGGTGTCAGATTTTTACGAGCAAAGGTGAGATCAAGAGACTGGTAGAGGCTACCAATTAAAATAATAACTAAGAGTATAAATAGTACCAGTACAATAGTTGCACCTGTAGCAGAACTATGCTTACCCATAGAATCCCTCCTTTCACTATGATGTACTATATACTATGTTAAATAATCTACTTTGATTGGACTGGTGTTCAGGCAGGTACAAATTTTTGATAGATTAAAACCCCCTATATTAAATAGTGAGGTTTAGAGTTTGATAAATGAGCGCTAGTTGATTATCTATAGACTTAAAAGCTGTGGGGCCGCCCAGCGTCACCCATATTGATTGTAGGTCGTGTTTGTTGAATCCAACTAGTGTCCTAACCAACAAAAGGGCCGCCTTGGATCACATCGCATCCTGGTTGAATCCAAGAAGCTAATAAGATAATAACCAAAAGAATGAAAAGGACTAGAACTAATGCAGCTCCAGAACCACTGTGTCCACTCATGTTAATCCCTCCTTTCTATAATATGATGTACTATATACTATGTTCAGAGAATCTACTTTGATTGGACGGGTATCTTAGGGCAAGTACACATTTTTAATAGTTTAAAACCCCACTACATTAAATAGTGAGGTTTCCGTAGAGAGATTCTATGAGTGGATACAACCCTCCTATTACTAGGAGGTGATATATTCTATGTTCATACCCTTCATTTGGTATAGACAAGTGACTTGCTTGTTTAAAAATGTGCTATTTTACCTTTACCAAGCCTGTTAGCATGAATCTTTAATTTCTTTTACCTTTTTATAAAGCGTGCCATGTAACTTTTAAGTCAAAAATTTATGTTTTTCGTGAGAAAATCATCCATCATTTCATCCTTATCCAGTGCTTCTTTGAGTCTTTCCCTTATGTTTTTTACACCTTCATCATAGGAGCAAGCGATAGGATTTGCTTTTAACCACGCTTTTTCATCCCTGATATCGTCCATCAAGTTTCCATCCTCGTCTTTATCCAGTTCATTGACCATAGCAAAGTAGGAATCATTCTCTGCTGGATCATCTGGGTGAAGCAAGCGTGAAACATAATCATATTCCACTCGGTAACATGGATGATTTAAGTCGTTCCCTGCGGTTGTGATGATCATAAGTAGTGGCTGTGCTCTTGCAATCATACCTGAGTCTAGTATATTAATGATCTCATCCGTTTCATGTGCATGGTATTCATGATAATCCCACACTGAGGATTTAATCCATCTCCTATCTTTCGATCTTCTTTCGATAACGCCCTCATGATGGAATCACTTTTTAAGTGTGTGATTTTCCCATAAGCAATCTTGTATTTCCCCTCTAGATCTGGACATCCTTTTAAAATCGCTGCTGATTCATTCCAAACAATCTTGGCTTGTTCTGACTTTGTAGCTCCAATATACACCTCTGACATGTTCTCACCAAAGGCCATTTGCTCATAAGTTCCTACGGTGGCAAGGCTTTGTGACTTTGCATTTTTACGTTCCACTTGCCAATACGCCTTTCTAAAACGCCTGTATCCTTTGTCTCGATGAATCCAACCGTAGATATTCCCGAATATGAACACTTGAATCTCATGGGGTTCAATTCGTTTCCCTCTGAGTATGCCTTTTGTATGCCTAAATAAATGCATCCATTTGAAAAAACGAATGGTCTTATCTTCGTCAAAAACATAAGGAAAATCATCTGTTCCCTCCTTCTCTATATCTCGTAAGAACCTCATACAAGACCATTTATGTTTTTGACAAGCGACGACCTCACCTTTTATGACATCGTGGCAATAGTGGATCATCCATTGCTTCAGGTCTAACATTAAACATCTCCCCCAAAATCTTTTTCTAGCTTTGTTTGTTCTTTCACTTCCTGCTTGGGGATCACTAATTTACACCTAGAGGAAATCGTAAGACCAAGATCAGAAGCTGCGGCACGACATTGTGAAAAGTATTTATCTTGGGTTTTGGTTAAGGACGCAAACAATCCACTAGGGTATTCTTCTATTCTCGTACCGATCTCGTTACCCTCATCATCCTTAATCGGGATTTCCATTTGTGATATAGGATCTCTTTCTAAAAGCTGATCCGATATTTTTAAATACAATGTCTTAGAAATTAAATAACGAGCTAATGCATCCACATCAAGATTACTCAGGATGCCAATTCTCATTAACTCGTCAGCTATTTTCTTAAATTCACGTTTTAGCTCTTTAGGAAGATGAGCAGGGGCTCTAATTTTATCACTGGGTGCTTTTATTTCCTGCTTTTTTCGTTCTTTAATCTCTTCTTTCGTTAAATTTTTATTCCCTTTGTAGAGAAGCAAGTCTACGGGTTGCCTTGGTCTTGCCATACTATTTCCTCCTCTCAAAAAATTTCATTTAGGGAATTTTATATAAAGAAAAGGGGTAGTCGGTTTAAAAGCCCGATATGATAGGCTTTTTCATACCCCCCCTGCCCTTTCTTAAATAAATTAAAAATTTGTGGCACAACCTATACTTATTAAGCAAATACACCGAATTCTTCTATTTTACAACTAGATATAGCTGTTGTCCCACCAGAAGATAAAATGACAATCCCTTCTCCAACATCACTAATTGTTCCATTATTTATAAACTCACCAGCTCTAATTCCTTCAAACGATCCTATCTTAGATTCTGCTAATTTTGTTGTTGGATCTTCAGTACACGAACATTCTCCCACAACACTTTTTCTAATGGGTTTTAATTTGAAATCAAATGGACTATAAGTCGAAACAGCACAAATATTATGAATTGGAAATTCCCTATTATCTAGAACAGCGATAAAATTATCGACATCAATTAAAGTACCTGTTCTTCGACCATTAAGAGTAAATATTTCAACATTTAACCCCACCAACTGCTCCAAAACACATTGCATCGGACAAACACAGCAGTCACATATAGTCTCATCAAAATGTCCCATATGGATCATCTCCTTCTTATTTTATTTGATGAGATATCTTATGAATGGGATTGCCTACATGATTGGACTTATGTCTTAGGAGATCATAAATCCGCACTTGTCAGTGTCAATATGGGATGGAATGTCATAAGATGAAAGTACACCAATCACAGATGGTTTTTGTCAAAACACCCATTAGATCATCCTTTTATAATAAGTTTCTTCTCTATTATGATGAGAAGGAACTTTCTTACGATTAGTCAAGTACATTTAAAGATTAATATTTTTATGGCTGGCTCAAAATAAAATTTTGATCATTTCTTCCTATTTTATTCATCAATTAATGCGCCATATTCTTGAAGATCAATATCACTAAAAAGGGACTATCCAAGTACTCTCTTTTTAAATTAAGTCAAGGTTAATTATTAGGGAACCGTTTTTATTTTGGGGTGACAGTTGTTATTGCACATGTGGATATATATATTCTATTATTTATATTTACAATCCCTTCCCCTACTTCGAAGACAGGTGCATTGATAATATTATTATTTGGTCTGACTTTAATATCGACCACTTGACCTTTAAAAGTATTATTTAATAAATTTGTTATTGGGTCTTCACAACAAGCACATTCTCCTGTACTTTTCCTAATTGGTTTCAATTTAGGTAACTTAGAAGCGTTTTCCTCTATGAATAACACTGTAATTTGGCATATAGGAAAAGTGCCTTTTGACGTAAATAACAAAAAATCCTTAACCTCATTTATCGTAACTTCAACCAAATTTCCATCGCTAAGAGTAACTATGCTTAATGTCTCATCAATCAACTGCTCCAAAACACACTGCATCGGACAGATGCAGCAGTCGCACTTGGATTCATCAAAAACGCCCATCTTTAAACAACTCCTTATTAATTATTAGTTAAGATATTGTATGGGTTAGAATGAAGTTTTGACTGGACTATAGAGCAAAAAAACTGCTAATTGGCGACTATACATGGTACTTTCTTGATTTTCATATTCACTCTTAAAAATCCATAAATATCGTGCTACTTACTTAAAACTTATGATTAGGAATGAATTTATCTAAATAGTTAGTTTTTGAGAAAAGCACAAATAAACCTAGCTAGATTACTATTTTTGCACTAGGATTCTTTATGTTAAAGTTATATGTATAACTATGATGAGGCTGCGAACCTGTAGTCATAGTTTAAACGATGTGTAACAAGATAAAAGATTGTCTTTAACAGTTTGTTTACACATGCAATGGATGCAACCTTATGACATTTGTTATAGGGTTGCATTTTTAATCAGGGAAGGTTTCTTGAATCACCTTATGCATTCGGTTTCGAACAATACTCAGCTCATCGTCCAATTCTGCATAATGCCTTGAACATCTTTTTAATTGGCGGTAAACCTCATTTTCTGCTACGTATTCCCTCCGCTCATTAGTAAAAATGGGTAAGAGCAAGTTGATGAGCATCACTCCGATCTGTTTTATGAATTCGAAGAGAATCACATTGCATTTTCGACTCTAATGGATTCAATAGATAATAAGAGAACACGTTTTCCTGCATGAAACGTTCGAGTTGTCTTGAATAGACTCCAGTGGCTTCAAATACAATATGTGGTTGTTCCATATAAGCATCGATCAAGTCTTCAATCGTCTTTTTTAACTTGAGAAATTCAGGACGATTATGCTTTATTTCTTTTTCGATCACACATTCTTTAAATGGACTATAAATAACCATGTAACTTTTCCCCATACTAACATCAAAAGCAATAACATGTTTCATTTTCATTCTCCTTTGTTATTTTCAAGCTTCACTCTATCCTTATCGATTCCCATTTCTTATACACGATCTCAGTGGATCCAACATACTTAAACCTGATTCTAATAAGGGTAGTGAAGTAGACCAGTTTTCGTCACGGATTCATGATCCAAAACAGTACCTCGATCTATTCTTCACTTCTACTATATAAAAAATAGTAGTGCGAACCAATGCCTTGGTCTGCACTACTAATCTTAGTATGTTTTTGTTTTATCTCCGTTATCTCTCTTCTGCTGTCTTTTTGTTATGACAGCTATTACATAATGATTGTAGATTACTTAATACTAACCTTAATGACCAATCATCTTTGATCGGTGTAATGTGATCCGCCATATCTGCAGGTGTGATTTGTCTTTGTTTTAAACAATACTGACATAGGTGATGATTTCTAGTTAATGCTTGCTGTCTTACAATCTTCCATTCCTTGCTTTGATAGAAGGCTTTACTCTTCTTTTCTCTTATATATTTGTCATAGTATTGGTTACTATCTTTCTTGTGTTCATCACAATAAGCTTCTCTTGTGAGTTTTGAACAGCTTGGTTGATTACATGGTTTCTTTGGTTTAGATGGCACTATTGTTTATCTTCCTCTCAATCTTTGTAAGGTCATTTCATAATATCCTTGGTCAATAATTTATTTTTT
The window above is part of the Chengkuizengella sediminis genome. Proteins encoded here:
- a CDS encoding YjcZ family sporulation protein, whose protein sequence is MSGHSGSGAALVLVLFILLVIILLASWIQPGCDVIQGGPFVG
- a CDS encoding phage terminase small subunit P27 family, which produces MARPRQPVDLLLYKGNKNLTKEEIKERKKQEIKAPSDKIRAPAHLPKELKREFKKIADELMRIGILSNLDVDALARYLISKTLYLKISDQLLERDPISQMEIPIKDDEGNEIGTRIEEYPSGLFASLTKTQDKYFSQCRAAASDLGLTISSRCKLVIPKQEVKEQTKLEKDFGGDV
- a CDS encoding HNH endonuclease — translated: MPSKPKKPCNQPSCSKLTREAYCDEHKKDSNQYYDKYIREKKSKAFYQSKEWKIVRQQALTRNHHLCQYCLKQRQITPADMADHITPIKDDWSLRLVLSNLQSLCNSCHNKKTAEER